From Sporosarcina sp. 6E9, a single genomic window includes:
- the ribE gene encoding 6,7-dimethyl-8-ribityllumazine synthase has translation MGTTYEGHLVGTGLKIGIVVSRFNDFITGKLLNGAEDALRRHGVNDNDIATAWVPGAYEIPLVAKKMAASGKYDAIITLGTVIRGATPHFDYVCSEVAKGVSAINMQEGIPVIFGVLTTDTIEQAIERAGTKAGNKGWDAGAAAIEMANLMNQFEN, from the coding sequence ATGGGAACAACTTATGAAGGCCATTTAGTGGGTACAGGGTTAAAGATTGGAATCGTCGTTTCGAGGTTTAATGATTTTATAACAGGTAAACTTTTAAATGGGGCAGAAGATGCGCTTCGTCGACACGGTGTAAACGATAATGATATTGCCACAGCGTGGGTACCGGGTGCATATGAAATACCGCTTGTTGCGAAGAAAATGGCCGCATCGGGAAAATATGATGCAATTATTACATTGGGAACGGTGATTCGCGGAGCTACACCTCATTTTGACTATGTTTGTAGTGAAGTGGCCAAAGGGGTATCAGCCATTAATATGCAAGAAGGCATTCCTGTTATTTTCGGTGTTTTAACAACAGATACAATTGAGCAAGCCATTGAGCGTGCGGGTACGAAAGCTGGAAATAAAGGTTGGGATGCGGGCGCTGCCGCAATTGAAATGGCTAATTTGATGAATCAGTTCGAAAACTAA
- a CDS encoding ROK family transcriptional regulator, with amino-acid sequence MKFINKKKILHYIQENPGHSRTEIAKALSISKPTISKLVDELINEGWFREKESTSSSSSGGRRAFQIYFKHNAKYIVGVDIGGTSVEMAIMNLRGDLIEKVVFSTQKYLSKNLVQVIANHIHSLITKSGLDNSQILGVGLGVPGITDVEKGLVFDAPSLGWKQYPLVKKLGELLSFPVYVDNDVNVAALGEQWKGAGKDKRNILQITLGTGVGCGMIINGQLYRGSSFAAGEIGYMVTDRHAAEEAYDSIFSGYGFLDSHVGGPSITKRMLKHLGTGDEESDDWPAKKIFEMAIAGDENALNIVQDALSHLGFALINVISIVNPECVIIGGGLSKSMHHFLPDIKLTIDKHLPIEASVTITTLEDVAILGAAYLVLKEHDSILQV; translated from the coding sequence ATGAAATTTATCAATAAGAAAAAGATTCTACATTATATCCAAGAGAATCCCGGTCATTCTAGAACAGAAATTGCAAAGGCATTGTCAATTAGTAAGCCGACGATTTCCAAACTTGTTGATGAATTGATCAATGAAGGTTGGTTTCGTGAAAAAGAAAGTACAAGTTCAAGTTCATCTGGCGGTAGAAGAGCTTTCCAGATTTACTTCAAACATAATGCTAAATATATTGTCGGAGTAGATATCGGCGGAACATCAGTTGAGATGGCTATCATGAACTTAAGAGGTGACTTAATAGAGAAAGTGGTTTTTTCAACCCAAAAGTATTTATCAAAAAACCTTGTTCAGGTAATCGCCAATCATATCCACTCACTTATCACTAAAAGTGGTTTAGATAATAGTCAAATCCTCGGGGTGGGACTTGGTGTGCCAGGTATAACAGACGTCGAAAAAGGACTTGTATTCGATGCGCCGAGCCTGGGATGGAAACAATATCCCTTGGTCAAGAAATTGGGTGAACTTCTATCTTTTCCGGTTTACGTCGACAATGATGTAAATGTTGCCGCACTTGGTGAGCAATGGAAAGGGGCTGGGAAAGATAAGAGAAATATTCTGCAGATTACACTCGGTACAGGGGTAGGTTGCGGAATGATTATAAATGGCCAGTTGTATCGTGGATCATCATTTGCCGCCGGAGAAATCGGCTATATGGTGACTGATAGGCATGCCGCTGAGGAAGCCTATGACAGCATCTTTTCCGGATACGGCTTTCTCGACAGCCATGTCGGCGGACCTTCTATTACCAAAAGAATGTTGAAGCACTTGGGAACGGGCGATGAAGAATCAGATGATTGGCCGGCCAAAAAGATCTTCGAAATGGCGATTGCAGGCGATGAAAATGCGCTGAACATCGTACAAGATGCTTTGTCCCATCTTGGATTTGCTTTGATTAATGTCATTTCAATTGTTAACCCAGAATGTGTAATCATTGGTGGCGGCTTATCAAAGTCCATGCATCATTTTCTACCGGATATCAAGTTAACAATCGATAAGCATCTGCCGATAGAAGCGTCGGTCACAATTACGACGCTAGAAGATGTAGCGATTTTAGGGGCGGCATATCTGGTTTTAAAAGAACATGATTCTATTTTGCAGGTTTGA
- the ribE gene encoding riboflavin synthase, with translation MFTGIIEEIGTVSRVTPGATSLQLAITCRKVLSDVNKGDSISVNGVCLTVSNFSSDHFIADVMPETMKATTLQELRAGSSVNLERAMAANGRFGGHFVSGHVDGTGEIISVRNVANAVYMEIEIERELLNYFIPKGSVTVDGTSLTVFGVTDSGFIISLIPVTQQESIIGQKNVGDKVNIECDMLAKYIERLLTKKEEEPSGSVTMETLIATGFLD, from the coding sequence ATGTTCACTGGAATTATTGAAGAAATTGGAACTGTGTCCCGGGTAACGCCAGGAGCAACTTCACTTCAACTCGCGATTACCTGCAGGAAAGTGCTAAGTGACGTGAACAAAGGAGATAGTATTTCCGTTAACGGCGTTTGTTTGACGGTCTCAAATTTTTCAAGCGATCATTTTATTGCCGATGTGATGCCGGAAACGATGAAAGCTACTACGCTACAGGAACTTCGGGCAGGAAGTTCGGTTAATTTAGAACGCGCGATGGCAGCAAACGGACGATTCGGAGGCCATTTTGTCAGCGGCCATGTCGACGGAACGGGTGAAATTATATCTGTTCGTAACGTTGCGAATGCAGTGTATATGGAAATTGAAATCGAACGAGAGTTATTGAATTATTTTATTCCGAAAGGCTCTGTAACAGTTGATGGAACGTCTCTAACTGTTTTTGGTGTGACAGATTCAGGTTTTATTATTTCCTTGATTCCTGTGACGCAACAAGAATCTATCATCGGACAAAAAAATGTTGGGGATAAAGTAAATATTGAATGTGATATGTTGGCGAAATATATTGAAAGATTATTGACGAAAAAAGAAGAGGAGCCGAGTGGCAGTGTAACGATGGAAACGCTTATTGCGACCGGATTTTTAGATTAG
- a CDS encoding ASCH domain-containing protein codes for MTNQTKDNLPEKSCSIERLVTIEADVEKVLNGEKTATRRNGVYAYPGEIMVLKGQEFKVDALYSQTLGEMTDEHAKTEGYANMEDYKQSILALHPKMPWIPKMSVWVHEFSPVKK; via the coding sequence ATGACAAATCAAACAAAAGATAACTTGCCAGAAAAATCCTGCTCGATTGAGCGCCTAGTAACGATTGAAGCGGATGTTGAGAAAGTATTAAACGGTGAGAAAACAGCGACGAGACGTAACGGTGTTTATGCTTACCCTGGTGAAATCATGGTATTGAAAGGGCAAGAATTCAAAGTCGATGCACTGTACTCGCAGACCCTCGGTGAAATGACGGACGAACATGCCAAAACAGAAGGGTATGCGAACATGGAAGATTATAAACAATCTATTTTAGCGCTTCACCCGAAAATGCCTTGGATACCAAAGATGAGCGTCTGGGTTCATGAATTTAGCCCCGTTAAGAAATGA
- a CDS encoding glycine betaine/L-proline ABC transporter ATP-binding protein has translation MSEQIARKKIEVKDATKIFGRNSRKAVQLLKEGKTKGEILKNTGATVGVKNASFDVYDGEIFVIMGLSGSGKSTLVRLLNRLIDPTTGHILIDGEDVVTMNKEQLRNVRRKKIGMVFQNFALFPHKTILSNTEYGLEIQGFSKEERESKAKEALRLVGLAGYEDQYPSQLSGGMQQRVGLARALANNPDILLMDEAFSALDPLIRKDMQDELLQLHNDMGKTIVFITHDLDEALRIGDRIALMKDGEIVQIGTPEEILMNPSNEYVARFVEDVDLSKVLTAGHIMKQADTVQIDRGPRVALRLMKRLRISSIYVVDKKGKLLGAVMAQDALEATEKNQSLEEVLTTDLLTVPEDRVLTELFDIVSTATIPVAVIDENERLRGIIIRGAFIGALSGNGQFINENGVVDSIEEMTIEVNGNG, from the coding sequence ATGTCAGAACAAATTGCCCGAAAAAAGATCGAAGTAAAAGACGCTACGAAAATTTTCGGTAGAAACAGCAGAAAAGCAGTACAGTTATTAAAAGAAGGAAAAACGAAGGGTGAGATTTTAAAGAACACAGGTGCAACGGTCGGTGTTAAAAATGCTTCATTCGATGTTTATGATGGAGAAATCTTTGTCATCATGGGATTGTCTGGAAGCGGAAAATCTACTTTAGTTAGACTTCTTAACCGATTAATCGACCCGACAACAGGCCATATATTAATAGATGGCGAAGATGTTGTAACGATGAATAAAGAGCAACTCCGCAATGTACGGCGAAAAAAAATCGGGATGGTCTTTCAAAACTTTGCTCTTTTTCCACATAAAACAATTCTTTCGAATACAGAGTATGGATTGGAAATCCAAGGGTTCTCGAAAGAAGAAAGAGAAAGTAAAGCGAAAGAAGCCTTGAGGCTAGTTGGTCTTGCAGGATACGAAGATCAGTATCCATCCCAGTTAAGTGGAGGCATGCAGCAACGGGTTGGTCTTGCGCGTGCATTGGCAAATAATCCAGATATTTTATTGATGGACGAAGCTTTTAGTGCATTAGATCCACTCATACGAAAAGATATGCAAGATGAATTATTACAACTTCATAATGATATGGGAAAAACAATCGTTTTCATTACACATGATTTAGATGAAGCCCTGAGAATTGGTGATCGTATTGCGTTAATGAAAGACGGAGAAATCGTACAAATTGGAACACCTGAAGAAATTCTGATGAATCCATCAAATGAGTACGTGGCAAGATTTGTTGAGGATGTTGATCTGTCGAAGGTATTGACGGCTGGTCACATTATGAAACAGGCTGATACTGTTCAAATAGACCGAGGGCCACGGGTTGCACTTCGACTTATGAAACGCCTCCGCATTTCTTCAATTTATGTTGTCGATAAAAAAGGGAAATTACTCGGCGCAGTCATGGCACAGGATGCTTTAGAAGCGACAGAGAAAAATCAGTCGCTCGAGGAAGTGCTTACAACTGATCTTCTCACGGTTCCCGAAGACCGCGTTTTAACGGAGTTGTTTGATATCGTTTCAACCGCAACGATCCCAGTTGCTGTCATCGATGAGAACGAACGCCTTCGCGGCATCATTATCCGCGGCGCTTTTATCGGTGCATTGTCAGGGAATGGCCAATTCATTAATGAAAATGGCGTTGTGGATTCGATTGAAGAAATGACGATAGAGGTGAATGGAAATGGATAA
- a CDS encoding glycine betaine ABC transporter substrate-binding protein has translation MKKKILGLGAVALLAVGLAACGEDKEEGGATDSVGKSVDYKITGIDPGAGIMEATDRALVDYELDKWEVVSGSGAAMTAALQRAYDKEEPIIVTGWSPHWKFAKFELKYLEDPEGSFGGAEEIHTIGRLGLEEDSPEAYEILANFKWTEEDMAEVMVEIIDGEEPEVAAQNWLDKNEDKVASWTEGVDKVDGDEIKFVYVAWDSTIASTNVVALVLEDMGYKVTMSQVEAGPMWTAVADGSADVLLAGWLPITHKTYAEKFEGKYDDIGTSMEGVKIGLVVPKYMDIDSIEDLKE, from the coding sequence ATCAAAAAGAAAATTTTAGGACTAGGAGCAGTTGCATTACTTGCAGTAGGGTTAGCTGCTTGTGGCGAAGACAAAGAAGAAGGAGGGGCTACTGATTCAGTAGGTAAATCTGTAGATTATAAGATTACTGGAATCGACCCAGGTGCAGGCATTATGGAAGCAACAGACCGTGCGCTTGTTGATTATGAACTCGATAAATGGGAAGTTGTATCGGGTTCAGGGGCAGCAATGACAGCGGCATTACAAAGGGCCTATGACAAAGAAGAACCGATTATTGTTACAGGGTGGTCCCCGCACTGGAAATTCGCGAAATTCGAATTGAAATATCTTGAGGATCCTGAAGGGTCATTTGGCGGAGCGGAAGAGATTCACACAATTGGTCGTTTAGGACTCGAAGAAGACTCACCAGAAGCTTATGAAATCCTTGCAAACTTTAAGTGGACTGAAGAAGATATGGCTGAAGTCATGGTCGAGATTATCGATGGTGAAGAACCTGAAGTTGCAGCGCAAAACTGGCTTGATAAAAATGAAGACAAAGTGGCATCATGGACAGAAGGCGTTGATAAAGTAGATGGTGATGAGATCAAGTTTGTCTATGTAGCTTGGGATAGTACGATTGCGAGCACAAATGTAGTTGCGCTTGTATTGGAAGATATGGGCTATAAAGTAACAATGTCACAAGTTGAAGCAGGTCCAATGTGGACAGCTGTTGCTGATGGAAGCGCAGATGTACTTCTTGCGGGTTGGTTGCCAATTACACACAAAACTTATGCAGAAAAGTTTGAAGGAAAATACGATGATATTGGTACGAGCATGGAAGGCGTAAAAATTGGTCTAGTTGTACCGAAATATATGGACATCGACTCAATAGAAGATTTAAAAGAATAA
- a CDS encoding proline/glycine betaine ABC transporter permease — translation MDKLLPRLPFSEWIDNGVDWLIEHFGSVLDGIAIVLQTIVEGFVDTLAVVPSILLAILFAIAAWLISTRKIGVFTLIGFLFIDYLGFWYDMLQMLALVLTSVVFAIAIGIPIGIWGSQKATVRNIINPILDLMQTMPAFVYLIPAIFFFNIGVVPGVVASVIFAMPPTIRLTMLGIEQVPKDLIEATEAFGSTSWQRLSKIQIPLAKPTIMAGINQSIMLSLSMVVIASMVGAPGLGEKVYRAVTQLKTGVGVEVGVAIVIVAIILDRITQHAGSKKQGGTNS, via the coding sequence ATGGATAAACTATTGCCAAGACTTCCGTTCTCTGAGTGGATTGACAATGGTGTAGATTGGCTGATTGAACATTTTGGATCCGTTTTAGATGGCATAGCAATTGTTTTGCAAACAATTGTTGAAGGATTTGTAGATACGTTGGCAGTTGTTCCTTCAATTCTTCTTGCTATATTATTTGCAATTGCTGCATGGCTAATTTCTACAAGAAAAATAGGGGTTTTCACTTTAATCGGATTTTTGTTTATCGATTATTTAGGATTTTGGTACGACATGCTTCAGATGTTAGCGCTCGTACTTACATCCGTCGTGTTCGCCATTGCGATAGGAATTCCCATTGGAATATGGGGTTCGCAAAAAGCGACAGTACGTAATATTATCAACCCAATTCTGGATTTAATGCAGACAATGCCAGCATTCGTCTACTTAATACCAGCAATTTTCTTTTTCAATATAGGGGTTGTCCCCGGTGTTGTGGCATCTGTAATTTTTGCAATGCCTCCGACAATACGTTTAACAATGTTGGGAATTGAACAAGTGCCTAAAGATTTGATAGAAGCGACAGAGGCATTTGGTTCCACATCGTGGCAAAGGTTGAGCAAGATTCAAATCCCGCTCGCCAAGCCAACTATTATGGCAGGTATAAACCAAAGTATTATGCTTTCGCTATCAATGGTTGTTATCGCTTCAATGGTAGGTGCACCAGGACTTGGTGAGAAGGTCTACCGAGCAGTAACGCAGTTAAAGACCGGAGTAGGTGTTGAAGTAGGTGTCGCTATCGTAATTGTTGCGATTATTTTAGACAGAATCACTCAACATGCCGGATCTAAAAAACAAGGGGGAACAAATTCATGA
- a CDS encoding bifunctional 3,4-dihydroxy-2-butanone-4-phosphate synthase/GTP cyclohydrolase II, whose product MYATVEKAIEELKQGKAIIVVDDEDRENEGDFVALGEFATPEVINFMATEGRGLICVPIEEEKAVQLNLNPMTENNSDAYGTAFTVSIDHSSVHTGISAFERSDTILKMLSRDAKPTDFKRPGHIFPLVSKAGGVLRRAGHTEAAVDLAKLAGSEPVGVICEIMNADGTMARSLQLKEIAERFDLVILTIKDLIAYRRKNETLVERVVDVQMPTENGDFTAVTFVEALTGREHIALVKGDIKGAENVLVRVHSECLTGDVFGSCRCDCGPQLKAALAQIEKVGKGVLLYMRQEGRGIGLVNKMKAYKLQEEGYDTVEANEKLGFLDDLRDYGIGAQILRELGLTTIHLLTNNPRKVSGLEGHGLKITERLQIEMPIKVENKHYMETKKSKLGHVLHN is encoded by the coding sequence TTGTATGCAACAGTAGAAAAAGCAATTGAAGAACTTAAACAAGGTAAAGCAATTATCGTTGTAGATGATGAAGACCGTGAAAACGAAGGAGATTTCGTTGCACTTGGCGAATTTGCGACGCCTGAAGTGATCAACTTCATGGCCACTGAAGGCCGCGGACTAATTTGCGTGCCGATTGAAGAAGAAAAAGCGGTACAACTCAATTTGAATCCGATGACCGAGAACAATAGCGATGCATATGGAACAGCATTCACAGTTAGCATTGATCATTCTTCTGTACATACGGGTATTTCCGCGTTTGAACGATCCGATACTATCTTGAAAATGCTAAGTAGAGATGCAAAACCGACTGATTTTAAAAGACCAGGACATATCTTCCCATTAGTTTCCAAAGCGGGCGGTGTTTTAAGACGTGCAGGACACACGGAAGCTGCGGTTGACTTAGCGAAATTAGCTGGCTCAGAACCAGTTGGCGTTATTTGTGAAATTATGAATGCTGACGGCACGATGGCTAGAAGTTTGCAGTTAAAAGAAATCGCGGAACGCTTTGATTTAGTCATTTTAACGATTAAAGATTTGATCGCTTACCGTCGTAAAAACGAAACATTGGTTGAACGTGTCGTAGATGTTCAAATGCCAACAGAAAATGGCGATTTTACAGCTGTTACTTTTGTAGAAGCATTAACGGGACGTGAACATATCGCACTTGTAAAAGGAGATATTAAAGGTGCAGAAAATGTACTTGTGCGTGTACATTCAGAGTGTTTAACGGGTGACGTTTTTGGATCATGTAGATGTGATTGTGGTCCTCAGCTCAAAGCCGCACTTGCACAAATTGAAAAAGTTGGAAAAGGCGTCCTGCTTTACATGCGTCAAGAGGGGCGAGGGATTGGCCTTGTTAATAAAATGAAAGCTTATAAGTTACAAGAAGAAGGCTATGACACTGTTGAGGCGAATGAGAAATTAGGGTTTCTCGATGATTTACGCGATTATGGAATCGGTGCACAAATCTTACGAGAACTCGGATTGACGACTATTCATTTATTGACAAATAATCCGAGAAAAGTATCTGGACTTGAAGGTCATGGACTTAAGATTACAGAGCGACTGCAAATCGAAATGCCTATAAAAGTAGAGAACAAGCACTATATGGAAACGAAGAAAAGTAAACTAGGACATGTATTACATAATTAA
- a CDS encoding MFS transporter, whose amino-acid sequence MSVPVEKEIEQRRSTTSLIILVVGIIFLATNLRAPITAIGPVVAMIRDSLGISNTAIGTLTTIPLLAFAVLSPFAPRLARRFGMEIVLFFVLIVLSIGLVLRPMGGFSTLYLGTILMGAGIAIANVLMPAFIKMKFPNNIGMMTGVYSISMNLTGALAAGLSIPIATSSSFGWKGSIGIWAILAIIALVIWIPQILHRKNDSLPGQNGVKGKSLWRSKLAWKITIFMGLQSLLFYCLVAWLPVILQSRGMESTQAGWMLSAIQFSQLPFTFIVPIIAGRMKNQVSLVWITFVLMTAGLSGILFGNTSLVLASVIIIGVASAFAFGLAMMFFSLRTRNSFEAADLSAMAQSFGYLLAASGPPLFGLLFDLTNGWTFPLLLLILATGLLFFVGLGAAKDEYVSET is encoded by the coding sequence ATGAGCGTTCCTGTTGAGAAAGAGATAGAGCAGCGGCGTTCAACAACTAGTTTAATAATTCTCGTCGTTGGAATTATTTTTCTTGCCACTAATTTACGTGCACCAATCACTGCGATCGGACCTGTTGTCGCCATGATTCGCGACAGTTTAGGGATTTCGAATACAGCTATCGGTACATTAACGACAATACCCTTACTGGCATTTGCGGTATTATCACCTTTTGCACCGCGTTTAGCAAGAAGATTTGGTATGGAAATCGTTTTGTTTTTCGTGCTGATTGTGCTTTCAATTGGTCTCGTCTTAAGACCGATGGGCGGATTTTCAACCCTTTATCTAGGCACAATTCTAATGGGTGCAGGAATTGCCATTGCCAATGTCCTTATGCCGGCGTTTATTAAGATGAAATTCCCTAATAATATCGGCATGATGACGGGTGTTTATTCGATCTCTATGAATTTAACAGGGGCTCTCGCCGCAGGTTTAAGTATACCTATTGCTACATCTAGCAGTTTCGGCTGGAAAGGATCTATTGGCATATGGGCAATTTTAGCCATCATAGCGCTTGTTATCTGGATCCCTCAAATTCTACATAGAAAAAACGATTCGTTGCCGGGGCAAAATGGCGTCAAAGGAAAATCGCTTTGGCGTTCTAAACTCGCCTGGAAAATCACCATATTCATGGGACTGCAATCTTTATTGTTTTATTGCTTGGTCGCTTGGTTACCCGTTATCTTACAAAGTCGAGGAATGGAATCAACACAGGCAGGTTGGATGCTATCGGCAATTCAATTCTCGCAATTACCCTTTACCTTCATCGTCCCAATCATTGCAGGTCGCATGAAGAACCAAGTTTCACTAGTTTGGATCACATTCGTATTGATGACAGCTGGACTATCCGGAATCTTATTTGGTAATACTTCCCTGGTTTTAGCTTCAGTGATTATCATCGGTGTGGCATCTGCATTCGCTTTCGGTCTGGCAATGATGTTTTTCTCACTCCGTACGCGTAACTCTTTTGAAGCAGCTGACTTATCAGCGATGGCACAATCATTCGGTTATTTACTTGCAGCGTCTGGTCCGCCGCTTTTCGGCCTTCTATTTGACCTAACAAATGGTTGGACATTCCCGCTACTATTATTAATCTTAGCAACCGGCCTTCTTTTCTTCGTAGGTCTCGGTGCTGCAAAAGATGAATATGTTTCAGAGACATAA